A stretch of Tenrec ecaudatus isolate mTenEca1 chromosome 2, mTenEca1.hap1, whole genome shotgun sequence DNA encodes these proteins:
- the FAM170A gene encoding protein FAM170A, giving the protein MKRRQKRKHVENEDSQEDTEKGGGISKSQENTPPADSTGMTKGRSLGVGALSSSSEYFSCVSSPRKLICGGAPRIHQDSSQRRSPLLQVQEPGEVLSHPRHVSVSPPSSYKTCKSFLSLNKEKGGMKIYYMQVQMQKGVAVSWETEETSESVEKQPRMEEVTLPENVRVGTPPSDVSTRNLLSDSEPSGEEKEHEERAEPESPPGSPAAEERPRARTPDWLVTIDNGFRCMACCRVFPTVENLQEHVQYGIREGFSCHVFHLTMTQLTSSVESQSSQEEEEVEGEEEQEDNEGEDQQPTGEDHTVQKPWSQCPGCVFHSPKDRNN; this is encoded by the exons GAATCTCAAAGTCCCAAGAGAATACTCCTCCGGCTGACTCCACTGGGATGACCAAAGGCCGGAGTTTGGGGGTAGGGGCATTATCCTCTTCCTCTGAATATTTCTCCTGTGTTTCTTCTCCACGAAAGCTCATCTGTGGTG GAGCCCCGAGGATACATCAAGACAGCTCTCAGCGGAGATCACCCTTACTCCAGGTTCAGGAGCCAGGGGAGGTCCTTTCCCACCCAAGACATGTCTCTGTGTCCCCCCCATCATCCTATAAAACTTGTAAATCCTTTCTGTCTCTAAACAAAGAGAAAGGGGGCATGAAAATCTACTACATGCAGGTACAAATGCAAAAAGGCGTGGCTGTCTCCTGGGAGACAGAGGAAACATCAGAGTCAGTAGAAAAGCAACCTAGGATGGAAGAAGTGACCCTTCCTGAGAATGTGCGGGTAGGTACTCCCCCCTCTGATGTGTCCACCAGAAATCTCCTGTCTGACAGCGAACCCAGCGGGGAGGAGAAAGAACACGAGGAAAGGGCAGAGCCAGAGAGCCCACCAGGGTCACCTGCAGCCGAGGAGAGACCCAGGGCTAGGACGCCTGACTGGCTGGTGACCATTGACAATGGCTTCAGGTGCATGGCCTGCTGCAGGGTCTTCCCCACGGTGGAGAACCTTCAGGAGCATGTGCAGTATGGAATCAGGGAAGGCTTCAGCTGCCACGTCTTTCATCTCACCATGACTCAGCTGACAAGCAGTGTGGAATCACAGAGtagccaggaggaggaggaagtggagggggaagaggagcaaGAAGACAATGAAGGCGAGGACCAGCAGCCCACAGGAGAAGACCATACCGTGCAGAAACCTTGGAGCCAGTGTCCaggctgtgtgtttcattctcCAAAGGACAGGAA CAACTGA